From Sphingorhabdus sp. SMR4y:
CGTTCACCGCTGCGCTTTCGGGCAGGAACAGCCCCTGCAGCCCGGCATTGACATAAGGCTGGGTGAAGCTGCTTTCCTTGGTTTCGTGGATATAGCGGACACCGCCGGTGGCTTCGAGTGTCGGCGTGATCTGCCACATCACCTGACCATAAGCGGAAAGGGTCTCGCCCTCGGTTTCCGACTCTTTGGAATAGGCGATATAGCGGTTGCTCGCCGATGCGCTGGAATCTTCCAGATTGGCAAACATCACCGCCTGGTAGAAGTCCCGCTTGGTGCTCTGATACAGTCCGCCGATCATCAGGTTTACCGGCGCGTCGAAATCGGTGAGCGCGCGCAATTCCTGGCTGAAGGCGTGGTAGCTGGCATTTTCCGTTGCCCAGACGCCGGCGCTCAGAAAGTCGCAGTCGCAGGCAAATTTGTTGTTGTTCCAGTTATAATTGGTGATCGAGCTGATCGTCACATTGTCGAGCGCATATTCAAGCGATCCGGTTGCCGACCAGCTTTTATATTTATTGTACAGTGCGCCGTCATCGCGGGCGAACGGATAATCCTGTGCAATATCGACCGGGAAATCATTCTGGTGCGTGACAAAGCCGCCGTCGCACGGATAATTGGGGGCGTTGGTGGTCTGGCCCGTGACACAATTGGTGGCGACATAGTTCCAGCCATTGCCAACCGTGCGGTTGTAGCTGCCGGAGACCTTGAGCTTTGCGGTCAGCCGGTCATCCGGTTCATATTTCAGCGTTACCCGACCGATCAGCTCGCGTTCCTGCGGTGCGTCCTTTGCCGCCGGTGCCGCAGTGTGCGGGTTGGTCGCGCCGGTAGCGACATCGAGCGTCGGATAGTCGATCGTCTGTTGCCGGTTGGTATAATAGCCACCCCACATGCGCGATCCGCGAACGGCAATCCGCACGCCGAGACTGTCGGTCAGCGGTTCCGAGATAATCGCTTCGGCAAAGGCGCGCTCGGCGGCAAATTCATAGCCGACCCGGCCGATATATTCCGGGTCATAGCCGGGATCGGCGGTGGTCAGGGAAATCACGCCGGCGGTCGCGTTCTTGCCGAAGAACAGCGACTGCGGCCCTTTCAGCACCTCGACCCGTGCGAGATCGAAAAAACCCTCGTTGATGATCCGGCCCTGGCCGTAATAGACGCTGTCGACGACGATCGCGACCGACTGTTCGATCCCGATCGATGTCGCCGAGGAACCGATGCCGCGCAGGGTCAGCTGCGCGCCGGCGCCATTGGAAGCGCGGGCGATGGTGAAGTTCGGAGTCGCTGCGGCGATCTTTTCCAGGCTCGACAGGTCGCGCTGCTGGATTTCCTCGGCGGTGATTGCCTGTACCGATACCGGAATCGACTGGACGGTTTCTTCCCGGCGACGGGCGGTCACGACGATCGCCTGCAGTCCGCCGGACTGCTCCCTGATTTCCGCTTCCGGCGACTCGGTCGAATCGACAGCAGCCTGGCTCAATATGGACGGGGCGGTGATGGAAACCGGCTGCACCGCGACCGATCCGGCCAGCGGTTGCGCAGCGGCGGCGTTCGGCGCGGCTGTCTGCCCGTGGGCTGCCGTGGAGGTTGCCAGCATGGCCACCACAATCGATGTTCCGTAAAGTAAATCTGTACGCAAAGCGGTCTTTGCCATTCCGTTATCCCTCCTCAAGTTGAACTATATCTGCGCTTTTTCTTGCGCTTGGCCGGAAGGTATCTGACTGCAAAATTTTTGCGCCTAGCAAAAATGCCCTAACAAAATAAGGAGCGAGTAATCCTGCCCAAGAACCGCGCCGGTTTACTTGGCTCGATAGAGTTGGGGGGCAGCCAGCGAGAATTACCACCCGGGACAGCGGGTTGCCTGACGCATATAGGGAGGATCAAAAATAGGGGGGGATCGAAAAACTGGTGCACCCGAGAGGATTCGAACCTCTGGCCTCTGCCTTCGGAGGGCAGCGCTCTATCCAGCTGAGCTACGGGTGCCGGGGCGGTGTCTCGCCGGGTGCGCATCTAGCAGCGGATTTGCCGCTTTGCCAATAGATTATTCCACCTTCGGGAAATCCGTCCGGCCGTCGTGCTAATCGGCGCTTTCTTCTTTCGGAATTTTCTCGATTTTCTGGAATTTGCCGAGACCGCAGGCACTGCGGGTGTCGAGCCGGCCGCCGGTCTGGCTGAGCACGTGGATGATGTCGACGCTGCACAGCTGGTTGGTCGAAGTCTTGTAGGAAAAGGCCTCTTCAAAGCCGAGCCCGCCGCATCTGTTGGGCAGGCGGTTGCGATAGATATCGCCGCCCCGCATCTTGAAATCGATGGTCTGGTCGTCGATCACGTCGGTCGAGCGGATGCTTGAGCGCGTGATGCAGTTTTCCGGCTCGCCGATATCGCGAATCTCGTATTTGTCATCGTCCGAAGCTCTGTCGGCGGCAAAGGCGACGCTGCCTGCAGCGAGAGCGGAGGCGAGGATGAGAGGGGTCTGAAAGCGCATGTTCTTCTCCTGCGGATGATTTCCATCTGGACGGCGCATTTTACACCGCTTCACATTTCGCAAAGCTGAATGCTGCCGGCCCTGCTAGGACGTGCCGGTCCAGCCGTCCGGCGCCGGTGTCTTCTTCTTGAACCGGCACAGGTCGGCAACCGGGCAGCGCCAACATTCCGGCTTGCGCGCCTTGCAGATATAGCGGCCGTGCAGAATCAGCCAGTGATGGGCGTGGACGCGGAACGGGGCAGGGGTCTGCTTCTCCAGCTTTTTCTCCACCGCCAGCACCGTCTTGCCCGGCGCCAGGCCGGTGCGGTTGCCGACCCGGAAAATATGCGTGTCGACCGCGAAGGTTTCGGCACCGAAGGCACAGTTCATCACGACATTGGCGGTCTTGCGCCCGACGCCGGGCAGCTTGACCAGCGCGTCGCGATCCGCCGGGACCTCGCCGCCATAGTCGGCGATCAGCATCTCCGACAGCGCGATGACATTTTTCGCCTTGGTATTATAGAGGCCGATCGTCTTGATATGCTCCTTCAGCCCGTCGAGCCCGAGATCGACCATCTGCTGCGGCGTTGTGACTTCGGCGAACAGGCGCCGGGTCGCCTTGTTGACGCCGATATCGGTCGATTGCGCCGACAGCGCCACGGCGACCACCAGCTGGTAGACATTGCCATAGTTGAGCTCGGTCTCCGGCGCCGGATTGTCGGCGGCGAGGCGGGAATAGAATTCGAAGATATCGGCTTTTTTCATGCGCGCCGTCATGGCCGGTAGCGGCGCAAAATACAATCGCCAGACCGTCCGGCATGGAATGACAGCCGCCGTCCGGTGTGCTGGTCAGCGGTGCCCCGTGCTCACCGATCGGTGCGGCGCTCGTCGAACCATTGCCGCATGATCGCGGCCTGACAGCCGGAAAAGCCGTATGTGCCGACAACCGAGCAGCTGCCCGGACGGCCGGGACGTGCGGCTTCGTCATGCGAGGCCACGGCAGAGGACCAGCTCTGTTCGCCCGCCTGTTCCTCTTCGCTTTCGCGCAATTCGGGAGGGATTCGATAGCGTTCCGATTCGGGCCGCTGGGCGCAGACGACTATTTCGTCGCCCTCTGCCTCCGGACATTCGTCGTCGCCAAAGGTCACGAGAATGTTGATCCGCTCCGGCGTGTCGAGATCGGGAGCCGGGTCGGCCGCGGCGCCGGTCGACCAGAACAGGCCTGCCATGATGATGGCCCCGGCGACTGCGACATTTTTGCAAGACATGAACTGGCCTTTTCGCTGCTCCGCCCCGTCGACGGCAACCCCCCGATCGTGTCTTGCCTTAAAAACAGGTTCATTGCGCTTTACTGAACAGACGGGCGATGCCGTCAGAAACAGATGCCCGTCGCCCCCGTCGTGCCGCAAGTCCGGCTCAGGGCCGCGAAATCATCCCGCCGTCAAGCACCAGCGCCTGGCCGATCATCCAGGAGGATGCGCGCGAGCAGAGATAGAGTGCGGTGCCGGCAATATCCTCCGGCGCGCCCATCCGGCCGCGCGGGATCTGCGAGATCGCCATCTTGGTCATCCCGTCATTCTCGACGATCTGCTTGGTCATGTTGCTCGGGAAGAACCCGGGAGCAATGGCGTTGACGTTGATATTAAAAGGGGCGAGATCGGTGGCCAGATGCTCGGTCAGATTGATCACGCCGGATTTGCTGGCGGTATAGGCATAGGTCGGCATGCCCGAATTGCGGATGCCGTTGATCGAGGCAATATTGATCACGCGCGCCGGTTCGTCCGCAGTACCGGAGGCCTTCAGCAGCGGCAGGAATTTCTGGGTGGCGAAGAAGATCGACTTGATATTGATGTCCATTACCTTGTCCCAGCCCGATTCCGGGAAATCCTCGATCGGCGCGCTCCAGTTGGCGCCGGCGTTGTTGATCAGGATATCGATCTTCTCTTCGCGCTCGCTGACCGCCGCGACCAGCGCCTCGATGCCCTCGACGCGGGACAGGTCCGCCGGGATCGCGATGCACTCGCCCAGTGCGGACAGCTCGGCCGCTTTCGCCATAAGCCGCTCTTCCTTGCGGGCGGTGATATAGACTTTTGCGCCATTTTCGATCAGGCCCTGGGCCATCATCGCGCCAATACCGCTGGATCCGCCGGTTACCACGGCGACCTTGCCCTGCACATCAAATAAGCTCTTCATCGACACCCGCATTCTCCCGTTGATTGACAAGCGGCCACCTTTTTCACATCGTTGGCGGAAAGTCCACGCGCGACTTGGGAACGGCGATCGCGGATGCTGTACCGGCCTGCGCTTTCCCGCTCAGTCGCCCTCGACCCGGGCCATCATGTCCATGAAATCGCGCGCGCTGTTGCGGTCGGTCTCGTCCTCGAAAGCCGTTTCGAGGTCCAGCGGTGCACCGAGCATGTACAGCAATGTCCAGAGCGCGAAGCGCCGCCCGCGGTCCTTCTCCAGGCCGAAATCGACGCGCATATGCTCGATCCCCGCCGCCAGCGCCTCCGGCTGGATCGCGGCCAGATCGGCGGTGCCGAAATAGCGTTGCAACTGGTCATCAAAATCCATGGGCCGGGCTTATGCGGTCCGGGCGATATTGGCAAGCCGGGCATCCCGCCCGGATCCTTGCCCGAAGCCAGGACCAGGGTCCCGGAGTTTCGCAGATGCCGCCCCACCGGGAACGGATCGTCCCGATGCGCGTAATTCTTCCATGGGAACGAAAATGACACGGACGGAAATTTTTTCCTACATGATGATCGGCCTGTCGCTGGCGCTGATGGCGGGGATCGTGCTCGGCGACCTGACGCGGCAATCCATGCATGCCCGCCTGTCCGTGCCGCCACCGATCGATCCGGTCGAGCGCTATGCGCTCGGCCAGAATGCCTACAAGATGCCCCATGTTCCGGCCCGCACAACCCCGGCGCAGCCTGTGCAATATGCCAGGGCCGGTTATGAAATCGGCCGCTATCAGAATGGCACCCGCATCTTGGCGCCCGAGGAACCGGCCCGCAAGGCCGACCGGCTCCGTCTGGAGCGTCTGCAGGCCTGGAGCGAGGGGAATTTCGGCGCTGACGGTGGCCACGAGGAAGATGATGCGGGCTATGCGGAAGCGCAAGTCGAGGACCATGGCCCGATCGATGTGGGCGCGGTCAGGGATGCACCTGAAATGACAGCCATGCAGGCAAGCGGAGTTTAGCGCTCGCGGTGTCGTGCAGGCTGGCTTCGGTCAGGGCCGTTCGAGGCCCAAATCCTTGAAGTCTGCGGCAATTCCCGGTTGCAAATCTTCCGCCTCTTTCAGGTCAGCCTCGCCGCCCGCCAGATCGCCATTGTGCAGTTTGGCCAGCCCCCGTCCATATAGGGAAATGGCGAAATCCTCAGACTTTTCCAACGCCTGATCATAAGAGTCAATCGCTTCCAAATATCTGCCCTGCCGGAGGAAGACCATGGCCCTGCTGTCGAGATAGGCGGGCTGGCCGGGCTCGAGCTTGAGCGCTGCATTGCAGTCGAGAAGAGCGGTTTCCAGATCGAAACTCACCGTAGCGAGGCTCCAGCAAAGCGCATTGAACCGTCTGCCACTTTCCTCCGCATCGTTGCGAATCCGGGCATAAATTTCGCGCGCTCTTTCGGCATCCCCCATTCGCACATGAATCTCTGCCCGGATGAGCTGAAACTCCATGTCGCCGGATATTGTTGGATCGCTATTGTCCAGAAAAGACAGGGCATCCTGATGACGGTCCATCCGGGAGAGGCTTTTTGCCTTATAATATGCGCCAGCCTTGGATGTCGGATCAAAATCCAGCAGCGTCTGGGCATCGGCCATCGCGCTGTCATAATCTCCCCGGGAAAAATACAAGTCGGCCCGCCTTGCGAGCGCCCAGCTATTTTTCGCTTTCAGGTCGATCGCTCTGGTCAAGGCCGCAATCGCCGATGGGATATCATTGGCCGTCTGCGCCAGAACCGCACGGCCGTGAAAGACGACTTCAACCCGGGGATCAATACTTTCCGCTCTGTCAAGATCGGCCTTTGCAGCTGGGGCATTGTTCATATGCGCATAAGTGACACCGCGATTGGCCCAAGCATAAGCATGTTCCGGGTCCAGCTCCACCGCCTTGGTGAAGTCGGCGATGGCCTTGTCAAATTTCCCCAGGTCCAGATAGTCGTTGCCGCGAACGGAATAATCTGTCGCGGTTTCCGGCTTTCTTTCATCCAGCGCTGCAATTTCCGCCGGGGTCAGTCGATAATCATACGGGCGCCTCACATAGACGAAAGATTTGCTCAATTCGGTTATATTCTCGGCTGCGGCGATGGCGTCGGTCCAGGATATTTCGCCGGCGAGGCTGCGCTGGCTTGATTCCATGACCAGTTCATCGCCGGAAATCCTTGTGACCCGCTTGAAGGCATAGTTTCCGGTAGTGGTGTCGATATCTTCGCCTGCTACAGAAAAGCCGGCCCCGTCATGGGGCAGAACCATTGTTAGCTTATGCGCGGAAAAATGGGGAAATTGTATGGCGACGGGCGCGTCCATATTGGGGCCGTCTTCGCGTTCATAGTCGACGGCCCAGCCGATCCGGGCGGAGTCGAGCCGAAATCCTTTCCATCCCCAGTCCAGCTTTGTGGTTCCCGATGCCGTCAAGCGATACTCGCCGCTTTCCGGGTCAAAATGATGGCCAACATCCGAAAGCTCTATGAATTTGAATTTGCCGTTCCAGTAATTGCGCAGCGCTTTGTCCAGGTCTTGGGCTGAAAGCTGCTCCAGAACAGTCTTGCTGGCGATCGCGCCGTCCCCGCGCAGCACGCTCTTGATTTCGATGATGGCGGGCAACGTTGTTCCCGCGCTTGCATCAATCCAGATATCGGTAAATTCATTCGGTTGGTCCAGTGGCTGCTGGTTCAAAGGCTCCAGCTCCGCACCTTCAATCAGAACGGGCAATGCCCAGTGAAACGGGGGTATCTGGATGTTGTCGATGTTGGCATCCCCTTGCCGGGTTCCATCGAGCCAATATGTCTTCCCGGCAATATTTGCCTTGACCAGAATATGATCGAGATGTCCGACCAATGGCAGTCTTTTGTCCAGTCCGTCGCCCCGCGAGGTGCTGACCGCGGCCGGCACGGCCTCGATTCCAAGTTCTGCAAGAATGGCGACCAGCAGGGCTGTCTTGCCCTTGCAGTCACCGAATTTTCTTTTCCAGGTCGAGAGCGCATCTGCCGGAACAAGATTGCCGGTATTCATGCCGCGATAGACATACCGCACGCGGTTCTGCACCAGTGTCAGGGCTAGGTCGGTCTGGATTTTTGGGTCGTTGCTCGCTTCACGAATTTTGTCGACTTCGGCCATCAGGGACGAACCAGGCGGGATTTCTGCCGCTTCGATATAAAGCGGAGCCATCAGTGCCGAAATTTCGTTCCACCCGCCGAAATCGCTGAATTCAATCGTGCGTACAGGGGCATAGCGAGCGGGGGCTTTGTCCGGATGTACCAGATTGGAGGTCCCCGACAGCTGTTGCGACAATCGGGTCAGGTTCTTTTGCTTGGTGATTTTGGGTGCGGGCAGGGCATCGCTCTTCTGCCAGCGCATCCGGGAACCATCGTCCCAGAAGGCGTGCAGCGAGAATTCCGTATCAGGGGCATTGTTGAAGAATTCCACCATGGTTTCCGAGTGGCCCTTGAGAACAGGGTCATGCGCGCGGATGGTAAAGGCCATATCCACAATATCGCCGACCCGCATGTCTTCAGGTTGAATGGCAGCGGTCAGGATGCCATCCAGGGCGGCGGATTCCAGATTGGCTTCGCGGCGCAAGATCGTAAACGTTTGCCCGTTCCCCAGAATATCGATGATCTCCTTTCCCCGCAGAATATGCAGTTTGTGGATGATCAGCGTTGAAACGTCCGGAGACCAGGGAATGGAAAGCGTGCCCATCGTCTGCAACCCCTGTGGGGTTTGGATGAGGATCTGGCTGCCAATGAACATTTCGTCACTGTCTTGGGCAAAACGCAATTGCTGTTGCATCCCCATCATGACGGCGCCAGCTTCCTTGTTGGATATGTCCCGGTCCATATCCACGGACTGTTCGCTGACCCAGTCTCCCGGCGGTGCAAATATAATCTCTTCTCCGGCAAGTGCGGGTGCCGCCCACAAAAAAGCACAGCTGACCAAGAATAGTTTTTGCATTTGAGCCCCGTATTTCAATATTTCATTGATATCACTGAAGCTTATGCAGGCAAGCCTTTATGTTCCAAATTCAGTATTCAAGGCAATTGGTACAATCTCTCCAGCCGCTATTTGGACGATCCGGGTTTTTCAACTGATCCGCCGAAGACGCCGATGACGCTGTCCGTGCGGTTGCAGAATTAAAACCCCAGAACCCCGTCCATCCCGTAGCGCCCGGGGCTCTGCCCGGCCAGCCAGCCGGCCGCTTTCACTGCTCCCCGCGCGAAGATCATCCGGTTTTCTGCTCGGTGGGTCAGCTCGATCCGTTCCTCGTCGCTCGCCAGTATGACTGTATGATCACCGGCCACCGATCCGCCGCGCAGCGCTGCAAAGCCGATCGCGCCTCTTTCGCGCGCGCCGGTAATCCCGTCGCGGCCGCTTTCGCTGTGAGTGGCGAGATTGATGCCGCGCCCCCGCGCAGCCGCTTCGCCGAGTAACTTCGCGGTGCCGCTCGGCGCATCAACCTTGTGCCGGTGGTGCATTTCGACGATCTCGATATCCCAGTCATCGCCCAGCCGGCTCGCCGCCTGCTGGACCAGCGCCGCCAGCATATTGACGCCGAGCGAGGTATTACCGGTCTGCAATACGGGAATTTTGTTCGCCGCCGCGTCGATCGCGGCATGATGCGCGTCTTCCAGCCCGGTGGTGCCGATGACGATCGGTTTGTTCGCCGCCACGCAGGCGTCGAGCGTCGCCTGCAATGCCTTTGGCGAGGAGAAATCGACCAGCACATCGCTGGCGCCGACCAGCGCCGTGACATCATCGCCCTGATCCGCGCCGCCGGCGTGGGCTTGGCCCGCTTCCGATATCGCCGCGACCAGCGCCTGTCCCATGCGGCCCTTGCTGCCGATAATTCCGATGGCTGTCATAATATAATTCCTGTTGGTCCTGATCGCAGATTCGTCATCCTGAACTTGTTTCAGGATCCACTTATCCTCTAGGCTATTTCTATGAGACGAAATGGATGCTGAAACAAGTTCAGCATGACGAAGAAAGGTCATATGCTAAACACTGTCAACAATATCGTAATCCTCACCGGGGCCGGCGTCAGCGCCGAAAGCGGGGTCGCCACCTTTCGCGGGCCGGACGGGCTGTGGGAAGGCCACCGGGTCGAGGATGTCGCGACGCCCGAGGCCTTTCAACGCAACCCGGTGCTGGTCCAGAATTTCTATGACGAGCGCCGCGCCAAGCTCCGGACGGTGCAGCCCAATGCCGCCCATCAGGCGCTGGCGACGCTGGACAAGACATGGGCGGGCGAACTGCTTCTGGTCACGCAAAATGTCGATGACCTGCACGACCGGGCGGGATCGCAACGCCTGCTGCACATGCACGGCGAATTGAACAGCGCCTGGTGTCTGGCCTGCAACGCGCGCTCGCCGTTCGACGGGGTGATGGCCGCCGGCCCGCCCTGTCCCGCCTGCGGCCAGGCCGGAAGCCTGCGGCCCGACATCGTCTGGTTTGGCGAAATGCCCTATCAGATGGAGCGGATCGAGGAAGCGCTCGCCCGCTGCGACCTGTTCGTGTCGATCGGCACATCGGGCGCGGTCTATCCGGCTGCGGGCTTCGTCCAGACCGCCCGCTATCACGGCGCGCGCACGCTGGAGATGAACCTCGATCCCTCGGAGGGCAGTTTTCACTTCCACGAGAGCCGGATGGGCAAGGCAGGCGCGCTGGTGCCGGACTGGGTCGAGCAGGTCCTCTCGCACGGGCTGTGTTGAGGGAGGATGTCGTGGCGGGTGCGATGAAGGGCCGTTGCCATTGCGGCGCGGTGCAGATCACGGTGGCGGCACCGCCGGCCGAAGTTCTGCGCTGCAACTGCACGCTCTGCCGCAAGACCGGCTGGCGCGGCGGCTACTGGCCTCCCGGGGAAGTGACCATCGCCGCACAGGCCGACGCGATCAGCCCCTATGTCCAGGGCAAGCGGACGATTACCGGCTGGATTTGCCGACGCTGCGGCTGTTTCACCCACTGGACTCCGCTGACCGCGTCGCCGGAGCGTATGGGTGTGAATATGCGAATGTTCGAGACAGGGGAATGGCACCATCTGCCGGTCCGCGAAGTGGACGGGGCGCGTCTCTGATTCGCCCTCGCGACCCGTTGATCGGCACGGGCGCCAGTGCCGGCACAGTCTCATCATGGTCCGACAAAAAAAACTTTTCTTCTCCGTCTCATGATGCTTAACTGGGGCAATCGCGGGTCCGCTCTTGCTCATGTTCCATGTCAGGCAATCCGCGATCGAGCAATGAACGGGGAAGACAATGACGCGAGAGAATAAGCCAATGCCTGCAAGCCGGGACCGGAAAAGAAAATATGAAAAACCGTCCCTCGTTCTGTTGAGCGACACGACTAGGGTCGAAGGAAAAACCTCTCTTTCCTACGAGACTACGACTGTTGGCCTTAGTTTTGGGCCGAGCTGATCACAAGCGCGGTTGCAGAGATCGTAGGATCAAGGCAACGTTCAACAGGAATCGCCTGACGGATTACTATCCTGCTTGGGTCCCGAACCCCATTATATATCCTGTTGCCTTTCTCCACTTATGATGGGGGACTTCCGCTTTAATGCGCTCCATGCACCTCAGTGCGATCTGTCAAAAACGCCTTTCTTTTTAATATGATGTTGCCTAATTGGGGCAAGCATACGGTCGCACTGATACATGATTCATATTTTAGGTCACGTGACGGGCAATCCGCGATCGCGCTAATAACAGGGAAAGAAATTTATGAACCACGATGGGCAACAATCTGTCAGCCAAGTCCGGAAAAAACTATATGAAAAGCCGGAGCTCGTCCTGTTGACCGATACAGCGAGTGCCGAAGGCAAGCCAACGGTCTGGACCAGTGAGACTTCAGGTCCTTTCACTTCTGCTGGTTTGAGCTAGTCCGGCGACATCACAGCGGCACTGCCTGCAAGATAGCATGATGACCTGCTATATTCTGAAGTAGTGGCTGAGAACGGACGGTCAGCTTGTTATGCCCCCAAGCACGGGAGTTTCCTCCGCTTGCGACGAATGTTCTCCGGTCTTTCCTGTCTTCGCGTCGCCTTAACTTGCTAGTAAAAAAAGGGCTTTTCTTCTCAGCGGGGTGATGCTTAAAGAAGGGCAGGAGCGGGTTCGCTCCTGACCATCTATTCGAGCCAAGAAACCCGGCATTG
This genomic window contains:
- a CDS encoding GFA family protein, encoding MAGAMKGRCHCGAVQITVAAPPAEVLRCNCTLCRKTGWRGGYWPPGEVTIAAQADAISPYVQGKRTITGWICRRCGCFTHWTPLTASPERMGVNMRMFETGEWHHLPVREVDGARL
- a CDS encoding glucose 1-dehydrogenase yields the protein MKSLFDVQGKVAVVTGGSSGIGAMMAQGLIENGAKVYITARKEERLMAKAAELSALGECIAIPADLSRVEGIEALVAAVSEREEKIDILINNAGANWSAPIEDFPESGWDKVMDINIKSIFFATQKFLPLLKASGTADEPARVINIASINGIRNSGMPTYAYTASKSGVINLTEHLATDLAPFNINVNAIAPGFFPSNMTKQIVENDGMTKMAISQIPRGRMGAPEDIAGTALYLCSRASSWMIGQALVLDGGMISRP
- a CDS encoding TonB-dependent receptor; translation: MAKTALRTDLLYGTSIVVAMLATSTAAHGQTAAPNAAAAQPLAGSVAVQPVSITAPSILSQAAVDSTESPEAEIREQSGGLQAIVVTARRREETVQSIPVSVQAITAEEIQQRDLSSLEKIAAATPNFTIARASNGAGAQLTLRGIGSSATSIGIEQSVAIVVDSVYYGQGRIINEGFFDLARVEVLKGPQSLFFGKNATAGVISLTTADPGYDPEYIGRVGYEFAAERAFAEAIISEPLTDSLGVRIAVRGSRMWGGYYTNRQQTIDYPTLDVATGATNPHTAAPAAKDAPQERELIGRVTLKYEPDDRLTAKLKVSGSYNRTVGNGWNYVATNCVTGQTTNAPNYPCDGGFVTHQNDFPVDIAQDYPFARDDGALYNKYKSWSATGSLEYALDNVTISSITNYNWNNNKFACDCDFLSAGVWATENASYHAFSQELRALTDFDAPVNLMIGGLYQSTKRDFYQAVMFANLEDSSASASNRYIAYSKESETEGETLSAYGQVMWQITPTLEATGGVRYIHETKESSFTQPYVNAGLQGLFLPESAAVNGTIFGDQTFNDWSPDFTLRWKPTDDIMLYGAYRVAYKSGGFSNSAINSALSPDPEGDLTFNPEKGKGYEVGIKSNLADNQLQANLTYYNYKYTDLQVDFFNSAIFAYITYNAGSARSEGVELELEYAPYSIPGLRLRGNLNYNEARYEDFIAPCYGGQSIAAGCSLVVGGVPSQDLSGTATSAAPDWTGTIGVSYETEISTDLKFGTNVDMRYSDSYIASSFGDPGTTQSSYAILDAGLRIGAADDSWQLALIGKNLTNKFYFTGGGTAPSTGSGTGTANAVPGDNIGYGAFPRTVTLQATVRF
- a CDS encoding tetratricopeptide repeat protein — its product is MQKLFLVSCAFLWAAPALAGEEIIFAPPGDWVSEQSVDMDRDISNKEAGAVMMGMQQQLRFAQDSDEMFIGSQILIQTPQGLQTMGTLSIPWSPDVSTLIIHKLHILRGKEIIDILGNGQTFTILRREANLESAALDGILTAAIQPEDMRVGDIVDMAFTIRAHDPVLKGHSETMVEFFNNAPDTEFSLHAFWDDGSRMRWQKSDALPAPKITKQKNLTRLSQQLSGTSNLVHPDKAPARYAPVRTIEFSDFGGWNEISALMAPLYIEAAEIPPGSSLMAEVDKIREASNDPKIQTDLALTLVQNRVRYVYRGMNTGNLVPADALSTWKRKFGDCKGKTALLVAILAELGIEAVPAAVSTSRGDGLDKRLPLVGHLDHILVKANIAGKTYWLDGTRQGDANIDNIQIPPFHWALPVLIEGAELEPLNQQPLDQPNEFTDIWIDASAGTTLPAIIEIKSVLRGDGAIASKTVLEQLSAQDLDKALRNYWNGKFKFIELSDVGHHFDPESGEYRLTASGTTKLDWGWKGFRLDSARIGWAVDYEREDGPNMDAPVAIQFPHFSAHKLTMVLPHDGAGFSVAGEDIDTTTGNYAFKRVTRISGDELVMESSQRSLAGEISWTDAIAAAENITELSKSFVYVRRPYDYRLTPAEIAALDERKPETATDYSVRGNDYLDLGKFDKAIADFTKAVELDPEHAYAWANRGVTYAHMNNAPAAKADLDRAESIDPRVEVVFHGRAVLAQTANDIPSAIAALTRAIDLKAKNSWALARRADLYFSRGDYDSAMADAQTLLDFDPTSKAGAYYKAKSLSRMDRHQDALSFLDNSDPTISGDMEFQLIRAEIHVRMGDAERAREIYARIRNDAEESGRRFNALCWSLATVSFDLETALLDCNAALKLEPGQPAYLDSRAMVFLRQGRYLEAIDSYDQALEKSEDFAISLYGRGLAKLHNGDLAGGEADLKEAEDLQPGIAADFKDLGLERP
- a CDS encoding NAD-dependent deacylase, whose protein sequence is MLNTVNNIVILTGAGVSAESGVATFRGPDGLWEGHRVEDVATPEAFQRNPVLVQNFYDERRAKLRTVQPNAAHQALATLDKTWAGELLLVTQNVDDLHDRAGSQRLLHMHGELNSAWCLACNARSPFDGVMAAGPPCPACGQAGSLRPDIVWFGEMPYQMERIEEALARCDLFVSIGTSGAVYPAAGFVQTARYHGARTLEMNLDPSEGSFHFHESRMGKAGALVPDWVEQVLSHGLC
- the dapB gene encoding 4-hydroxy-tetrahydrodipicolinate reductase, encoding MTAIGIIGSKGRMGQALVAAISEAGQAHAGGADQGDDVTALVGASDVLVDFSSPKALQATLDACVAANKPIVIGTTGLEDAHHAAIDAAANKIPVLQTGNTSLGVNMLAALVQQAASRLGDDWDIEIVEMHHRHKVDAPSGTAKLLGEAAARGRGINLATHSESGRDGITGARERGAIGFAALRGGSVAGDHTVILASDEERIELTHRAENRMIFARGAVKAAGWLAGQSPGRYGMDGVLGF
- the nth gene encoding endonuclease III, producing MKKADIFEFYSRLAADNPAPETELNYGNVYQLVVAVALSAQSTDIGVNKATRRLFAEVTTPQQMVDLGLDGLKEHIKTIGLYNTKAKNVIALSEMLIADYGGEVPADRDALVKLPGVGRKTANVVMNCAFGAETFAVDTHIFRVGNRTGLAPGKTVLAVEKKLEKQTPAPFRVHAHHWLILHGRYICKARKPECWRCPVADLCRFKKKTPAPDGWTGTS